GAAGAAAAAGGAGATGAACCAGTAATGGGCGTTGATGGCAGACCGATGGCGGTCATTTCGGGAACTGCCAATAGACCTTTGGCAGAAAAGATTGTGAGCGAGCTTGGAATGGATCTGTTACCAGTAGAAATTTACCACTTTAAGGATGGTGAGACTGGTATACGGATTAAAGAATCGGTCAGGGGATACGAGGTTTTTCTCATACAGCCCACGTCTCCGCCTGTGAACGAGAACTTAATGCAACTATTAATAATGTTGGACGCTCTCCGGAGAGCCTCTGTTGCAGAAATCACTGTAATCATGCCTTACTACGGCTATGCACGCCAGGATAGAAAGAGCAAACCCAGGGAACCAATTTCGGCAAGACTAGTTGCTGAGCTCATAGAGGCTGCTGGAGCTGACAGAGTAGTGGCTGTAGATTTGCACGTTCCTCAGATACAAGGTTTCTTCAAAGTACCTGTGGATAACCTTACTGCCATGCCGCTTTTTGCTGATTACGTGAGAAGGGAAAAACCTTTGTTGCAAGATGTCGTAATTGCCTCACCTGATGTAGGTGGAGTAGTAAGAGCTAACGGGTTAGCATACCGTCTTGATAACAGGCCTTTGGTCATTTGTGACAAGAGAAGAACGGCAGCAAATGTGGCAGAAATTGTCCATGTCATAGGCGATGTTGTGGACAAAGACGTGCTCATTGTTGATGATATAATTGATACCGGCGGTTCTTTGATAAAGGCTGCTCAAGTCTTTAAGGATAGAGGGGCCCGTAGCATTTGGGCTTTCGCTACTCATGGCTTGTTTAGTGAAGGAGCAGTTGATGCCATTGAAAAATCAGTGATTGAGCGTGTTGTGGTTACGGACACTGTTCGAAGCGAATACTCAAGTGAAAAAGTGCAAGTGGTCAGTGTGGCGCGGCTAATCGCTGAGGCTATAAAACGTATAAGAACAAATCAAAGCATATCAGCATTATTTGAT
The genomic region above belongs to Coprothermobacter proteolyticus DSM 5265 and contains:
- a CDS encoding ribose-phosphate diphosphokinase, with protein sequence MGVDGRPMAVISGTANRPLAEKIVSELGMDLLPVEIYHFKDGETGIRIKESVRGYEVFLIQPTSPPVNENLMQLLIMLDALRRASVAEITVIMPYYGYARQDRKSKPREPISARLVAELIEAAGADRVVAVDLHVPQIQGFFKVPVDNLTAMPLFADYVRREKPLLQDVVIASPDVGGVVRANGLAYRLDNRPLVICDKRRTAANVAEIVHVIGDVVDKDVLIVDDIIDTGGSLIKAAQVFKDRGARSIWAFATHGLFSEGAVDAIEKSVIERVVVTDTVRSEYSSEKVQVVSVARLIAEAIKRIRTNQSISALFD